The following proteins come from a genomic window of Malus domestica chromosome 02, GDT2T_hap1:
- the LOC139188709 gene encoding uncharacterized protein, protein MSGPSDRCFDLNLVEEAAPPSPDNIWRPSFVSPTGPLTVGDSVMKNDMTAAVVARNLLTPKDNRLLSKRSDELAVKDSLALSVQCAGSVSNMAQRLFARTCQVESLAAEVMSLKQEIRGLKHENKQLHRLAHDYATNMKRKLDQMKETDGQVLLDHQRFVGLFQRHLLPSSSGAVPRNEAPNDQPLMPPPSRVLSSTEAPNDPPPVPSLSGALPTAETSPKQPL, encoded by the coding sequence atgtctggcccctccgaccgttgttttgacttgaaccttgttgaagaggcagccccgccttctccagacaacatatggcgcccatccttcgtctcccctactggtcctcttaccgttggggattccgtgatgaagaatgatatgaccgctgcggtggtggccaggaaccttctcactcccaaagataacagactactttccaaacggtctgatgagttagctgttaaggattcgctggctctcagtgttcagtgtgcaggttctgtgtctaatatggcccaacgcctatttgctcgaacctgccaagttgaatcattggcggctgaagtgatgagtctcaaacaggagattagagggctcaagcatgagaataaacagttgcaccggctcgcacatgactatgctacaaacatgaagaggaagcttgaccagatgaaggaaactgatggtcaggttttacttgatcatcagagatttgtgggtttgttccaaaggcatttattgccttcgtcttctggggctgtaccgcgtaatgaagctccaaatgatcaacctctgatgcctcctccttctagggttctgtccagtactgaggctccaaatgatccccctccggtgccttctctttctggggctctaccgactgctgagacttctcctaagcaacctttgtga